One segment of Paenibacillus pabuli DNA contains the following:
- the uvrA gene encoding excinuclease ABC subunit UvrA has product MASENIVIKGARAHNLKNIDITIPRDRFVVLTGLSGSGKSSLAFDTIYAEGQRRYVESLSAYARQFLGQMEKPDVDSIEGLSPAISIDQKTTSRNPRSTVGTVTEIYDYLRLLFARVGHPHCPDHGVEITSQTVEQMVDRVMQYPERTRLQILAPIISGRKGEHKSVFADVSKQGFVRVRVNGELRDLSEDIQLEKNKKHTIEVVVDRIVVKEDVQARLADSIETALNLSGGQLLVDIMGEEELRFSSNFACPVCGFSIEELAPRMFSFNSPFGACPDCDGLGVKMIVDPDLLVPDRSKTIEEGAFDAWTGGTSTYYPQFLKSVCEHFNIPQDVPVEDLPADQMNKLLNGTGSEKVRFRYENDFGQRKEAMVTFEGIVNNLERRYRETASEGIREFIEGYMSAKPCGTCKGHRLKRESLAVTINDHNMAYVTSLSIGEAGRFFESLQLSEKEQAIAKLILKEINSRLGFLVNVGLDYLTLSRAAGTLSGGEAQRIRLATQIGSSLMGVLYILDEPSIGLHQRDNDRLISTLAHMRDIGNTLIVVEHDEDTMLAADYIIDIGPGAGIHGGTVMSQGTPEEIMNDENSLTGQYLSGRKFIPIRTERRSVGDRWLEVRGAKENNLKNLNVKIPVGVFTAVTGVSGSGKSTLINEILYKTLARDLNRARVRPGQHKEIRGLEHIDKVIDIDQSPIGRTPRSNPATYTGVFDDIRDLFAQTNEAKVRGYKKGRFSFNIKGGRCEACRGDGIIKIEMHFLPDVYVPCEVCKGKRYNRETLEVKYKNKNIADVLEMTVEDATQFFENIPKIHRKLQTLLDVGLGYINLGQPATTLSGGEAQRVKLASELYRRSTGKTIYILDEPTTGLHVDDIDRLLNVLHRLVDSGESVLVIEHNLDVIKTADYIVDLGPEGGSGGGTIVATGTPEDIIKVEASYTGKYLKPVLERDTERSKTLQLTE; this is encoded by the coding sequence TTGGCGAGCGAGAACATTGTCATTAAAGGTGCGCGAGCGCACAACCTAAAGAACATTGATATCACCATCCCGCGTGACCGTTTTGTCGTACTGACCGGTCTGAGTGGCTCAGGCAAGTCCTCGCTGGCTTTTGATACGATCTATGCCGAAGGACAGCGGCGTTATGTAGAATCACTATCTGCTTACGCACGTCAGTTTCTAGGGCAGATGGAGAAACCGGATGTCGATTCTATCGAGGGTCTGTCACCGGCCATTTCCATAGACCAAAAAACAACAAGCCGCAACCCACGTTCCACGGTAGGAACGGTTACGGAGATCTACGACTACCTGCGTTTGTTATTTGCACGTGTGGGACATCCTCACTGTCCGGATCATGGTGTGGAAATCACCTCCCAGACCGTAGAGCAGATGGTAGACCGCGTAATGCAGTACCCGGAACGCACCCGGCTGCAGATTCTGGCACCGATTATCTCCGGTCGTAAGGGAGAGCACAAAAGTGTGTTTGCCGATGTATCCAAGCAAGGCTTCGTCCGTGTACGGGTAAACGGGGAATTGCGTGATTTGTCCGAAGACATTCAGTTGGAGAAAAATAAAAAGCATACCATTGAAGTGGTCGTTGACCGGATCGTAGTCAAGGAAGATGTACAGGCTCGTCTGGCCGATTCCATTGAAACGGCACTGAATCTGTCCGGAGGACAGCTGCTGGTTGATATTATGGGTGAAGAAGAGCTGCGCTTCAGTTCCAACTTTGCCTGCCCGGTGTGCGGGTTCAGTATTGAAGAGCTGGCACCACGGATGTTTTCCTTCAACAGTCCATTCGGGGCCTGCCCTGATTGTGATGGTTTGGGTGTAAAAATGATCGTAGACCCGGATCTGCTCGTCCCTGATCGCAGCAAAACGATTGAAGAAGGCGCGTTTGATGCTTGGACAGGCGGTACGTCCACTTACTATCCGCAGTTCCTAAAATCCGTATGCGAACACTTCAACATTCCACAGGATGTACCCGTGGAGGATCTGCCGGCGGATCAGATGAACAAGCTGTTGAATGGTACAGGTTCGGAGAAAGTCCGTTTCCGGTACGAGAATGATTTTGGGCAGCGCAAGGAAGCGATGGTGACCTTTGAAGGGATCGTTAACAACCTGGAACGCCGCTATCGTGAGACGGCATCCGAAGGGATTCGGGAATTCATTGAAGGTTACATGAGTGCGAAGCCTTGTGGAACCTGCAAAGGACATCGATTGAAAAGGGAAAGCCTGGCTGTTACCATCAATGACCATAACATGGCATATGTGACCAGCTTATCCATCGGGGAAGCAGGACGTTTCTTCGAATCGCTGCAGCTGAGCGAGAAGGAACAAGCCATTGCCAAATTGATTCTGAAGGAAATTAACAGTCGTCTTGGCTTCCTGGTAAATGTCGGTCTCGATTACCTGACACTGAGCCGTGCTGCCGGAACATTGTCCGGTGGGGAAGCACAGCGGATTCGCCTCGCTACTCAGATTGGTTCCAGCCTGATGGGCGTGCTGTACATCCTCGACGAACCAAGTATCGGTCTGCATCAACGCGATAATGATCGTCTAATCTCCACGCTTGCTCACATGCGGGATATCGGTAACACGCTGATCGTTGTTGAGCACGATGAAGACACGATGCTGGCAGCCGACTATATTATCGACATCGGTCCAGGCGCAGGCATTCACGGTGGTACTGTCATGTCACAGGGTACACCGGAAGAGATTATGAATGATGAGAACTCGTTGACCGGGCAGTACCTGAGCGGACGCAAGTTCATTCCTATACGGACGGAACGCCGGAGTGTAGGAGACCGCTGGCTGGAAGTACGCGGTGCGAAGGAAAATAACCTGAAGAACCTGAATGTGAAAATTCCGGTTGGTGTATTCACCGCAGTTACGGGGGTATCCGGCTCAGGCAAATCGACACTGATTAACGAAATTCTGTACAAAACGCTCGCGCGCGATCTGAACCGTGCACGTGTTCGTCCTGGCCAGCACAAAGAGATTCGGGGGCTGGAGCATATCGATAAAGTCATCGATATTGACCAGTCGCCAATTGGCCGTACACCGCGTTCCAACCCTGCTACGTACACAGGTGTCTTTGATGATATCCGTGATCTGTTTGCACAGACAAATGAAGCGAAAGTCCGTGGTTACAAAAAAGGCCGGTTCAGCTTCAACATCAAGGGTGGACGCTGTGAGGCTTGCCGTGGGGATGGAATTATCAAGATCGAGATGCACTTCCTGCCCGATGTCTACGTTCCTTGTGAAGTCTGCAAAGGGAAACGGTACAATCGGGAAACCCTTGAAGTAAAATATAAAAACAAAAATATCGCCGATGTACTCGAAATGACTGTTGAAGATGCAACACAATTCTTCGAGAACATCCCCAAAATCCATCGCAAATTGCAGACGCTACTTGATGTAGGCCTTGGTTATATTAACTTGGGTCAACCTGCAACGACATTATCCGGTGGTGAAGCGCAGCGTGTGAAGCTCGCTTCCGAGCTGTACCGTCGCAGCACAGGCAAAACCATTTATATTCTGGATGAGCCTACAACGGGTCTGCATGTCGATGATATTGACCGTCTGCTTAATGTACTCCACCGTCTGGTGGATTCCGGTGAATCGGTTCTTGTGATCGAGCATAACCTCGACGTCATCAAAACCGCTGATTATATCGTGGATCTGGGTCCTGAAGGTGGTAGTGGCGGCGGAACGATCGTCGCGACAGGGACGCCGGAGGATATCATTAAGGTGGAAGCCTCTTATACAGGCAAGTACCTTAAGCCGGTATTGGAACGCGATACGGAACGAAGCAAGACACTGCAATTAACGGAGTAG